The Gemmatimonadota bacterium DH-78 region AGCACGGGAGAGCGGCGGCAGCAACGCACCACCTCCCACCGTGATCACGCCAACGTCCTGCCAACGATCGAGGTTGCGGTCCTTGTTGTAGGCCGACCGCAGCACCTCGAGGTAGTGGGGGCGCACGACGCGATCGAACTCTCCGACGGCCGCGTCGACGTGGGTCATCCTGATCTCGTGGCCCGAGTCGGTCCTGACGGAGCGCCCGCGCGAGGCCTCGATCTTGGCGACGCGGCACTCCTGCGCCAGCGCGGCACTGGTTGAGGCGCCATCACCCAGCACGAGGCGCGCGACACCTTCATCGATGAGGTCGCAGCCGTGCGGGATCGTCTCACTCGCCCAGAACGCGATCCGCCGTCCCTCGCCGTACCGGTAAACCTTGAAGATGCCGGTGTCGAGCGTTCCTGCACCCGCATCGACGATCACGTACTTCCGGTCCAAGGCGATGGGGATCAGTGCCTCGATCCCCTTCATGACCACCTGGGCCTCCGGGAGCATCCCCTGGCTCGACGTCGCGAGCTCGGTGCTGGCTTCCCACGCCTCGATCAGATCGTGCTCCGAGCACTCCTGCGACAGCTCTCGAGCAAAGAAGCGCCCGGCTTGAAGCACTCTCCTGAAGCGGTCCGCTACGGTGTCGTCGCCGATCTCCGAAACCGGCAGATCGATGTTGAACCCGAGCTTTCTGTGCGCGCCTCCGAACTCGTTCAGTGCGCCTCGAAAGCCGCGCAGGGCCTCGCCCACGACGAGTGCGGCGGCCACGTCGTCCCGCAGCGCTCCGTCCGGGGCCGCTCCGGACCATGGCATCCTGAGGTTCTGGAGCAATCCGGTCTTGGGCGAACGAATCACGCGCGAAGCCCGCGCGGATTCGCGCTCTGCCGCCTCTCCAACGAATACGCGCCCCCCTGCAACCGAGACCGTCGAGGGCACTGCGAACCGCACGTACCCGCGGGCTGTGGTGCCGTGGTCCACGACCTGGGGTACTCGATCTCTCGAGCTCAGGTCACGGAAGGCGATCTTTGTGCTCGACGTCCCGAGGTCCACCCCCACGATGATGGGGGGCAGCGCCTGGGCGGCTTCGCGATCGAGTTGCGGAGGGCGGTTCGACGGTTGACCGTCTTTCGACGGGGCCGTGTCTCGTCGGGTGAGCCGTCTGAAGAGGTCCTTGAGGGCCATCAGGACGCCTCGATCAGGGCGATGGCCACGAGCTCCGAGCTGAGCGACACGTCCGCCTCCATCTCGATCTCGGCCACGCGGGCCTCGTGCTCGGCCTCCATGTTGCGCAGAGTGCCTTCGAGCAGTCGCAGATAGCGCGGGTCCGCGCCGGTCTCCTGAGCGTCGCGGAGTCGTCGTCGCTTGTCGGTGCGGCGGCGATCGTACGTCGTCCGGAGGGTGGCCAGGCGAGTCTGCACCGTCGCGCTCTGACGGGCGCGCATCTCCTGTTGCTCGGTCGCCACGGCCTTGAGACACTCCTCCTCCGCTTGGGCGAGAAGCGCAGCAGCGTCTTCTGCGTTCCACTCCGGAATGGATGCCTGCTCGGACTCCCGCAGGGCCTTCCCGAACGCAATCGATGCGGTGTCCCGATCGAGCAGTTCGAACCTCTCATCGAAGAGATACGGTTGCAGTCGGTGGCGCTCGCGCCCCGATCGAATCGTGAGGTTGTGGAGCAGCAGGAGGTAGTGGCCGGCGGTCAGCTCGTCGGACGCTTCCACTCGCATGGATGCCACGGGATGGAGCTGCTCCGGGAACTGCCGGTAGTAGTCGACTGCCAGCGCCATCAAGGGGTGATGGGATGCCAGCAGTTCGAGTGTCGAGTCGGAGAAGGCGACCTGCGGATTGAAGGTCACTCGAAGCGATCCAGCCGGGCGCTGGTCCATTCGATGCAGGGTCCGCAACACGAGCGGATCCCGATGGACTCGCTTTCGCAGCGCCGTCTCGAGCGATGAACCCAGTCGAAGAGTCCAAGACCCGTCGAAGGCCGCAGCCTCCAGTCGGGAGTCCGGATGCTGTGCCTCCAGATACTCCGAGAAGAGCCTTTGGAGGTCGTCGTGGTCGATGATCTCGCCGCCCCGTCGGGCCCGCTGGAGCCGCTGCTCGAAGCCCATGTCGCGCCCTACGAGCCGCTCCGACTCCTGCTCGAGCCGCTCCAGATCGAGATGACGGGCCTCTACCGCACGCGCCGCGCGCTCGATCCGCTCTTCTTCCTCTGCGGGAGTGAGGTGACGCGACAGGAGATCGCGCGTCAGCTCGCGAATCTCGTCGCCGAGGATGGCCTCGAGGTCTCCGAGCGAACGCCTGAAGATGCCAATCCGCGAGTACAGGCGGCTGAGAATACGGTGCTCGATCGTACCGCGCGTCGACAGGTTCATGATCAGAATTCGATCCGCCTCCTGACCGAGACGATCGAGGCGCCCAATCCTCTGCTCGACCCGCATTGGGTTCCAGGGCAGGTCGTAGTTGACCAGGATGTGGCAGAACTGGAAGTCGAGCCCCTCGCTGCCCACCTCGCTGCTGAGCAGGATGCGCACATCGGGGTCGTTCTTGAACTGTCGAATCGCGCGGCCGCGCTCGTCTTTCGTGGGGTCGTTGGGATGCGACCGCACGCTGCCGTCGATTCGCACGGTGGAGTAGCCCTGCTCCGTCAGTCGCCGCTCCAGGTAGGCCAAGGTGGGTTTGAAGTAGGCGAATATGATGATCTTCCGACCCGGCTCCTCCTCGTCGAGCTTCGCGAGCACTTTGAGGAGAGTGTCGAACTTGGTGTCGGCGTCGCCGAGCGCTCGGGCCGCGTGAATCACGGCGGTGTTCAGCGGCAGTTCTTCCCCATCCTCCGCGGCCCGTCCATCCCACCACTCCTGTTCGAGGTCCGACGCCTCGGCACCCAGCGCGTACCGCGCTCGCTCGAGGAAGTGAGCCTTCGCGGCCTGCATGCACGACGCCACCTGCCTCTGAGCAGTGATGGCGGCAAGCGTGGCAGCCGAACTCCCGTGCCCCCCGTGCTGATCACGCACGAAGCCGGTGACGGCCTCGTAGAACGCCTCTTCTTCGGGGGTCGGATCGATCGGGAAAACCTTGGGTGCGCGCTGAGCCCCGTCGGAGATGACGTCGCGCTTGCGCGTGCGCGTGACGACGTCGTTGAGCAGATTGAGGCGCTGGATGAGCCGCTCGAGTCGATACGCTTCTTTCTCCGCTTCGGCCGTCGGTGCCTCGAGAATGCGGCGGGCCTCGCCCAGATAGTAGTTGTTCTGAAAGAAGCGTCGGCCCGACCCCCCTTCGGCCGCGTCGAGCCGCTTGAGGATCTCATCGGTGGGAAGGGGCCGGATTCGGGCCAATCGCTCCGCCTCGACGATCGGCGCGTTGTAGTGAAGCACGTCGTTGAAGGTCGTCAGGTCGTCGAAGCGACCGGGGTCGAGCACGGCGAGCAGGTTGTACAGATCGCGATTGCCGAGATGGATCGGCGTCGCCGTAAGGAAGAGCGCAGCCGGCACCCCGGCCGAGACCAGCGCGACCGCCTCGTGCGTGAGGGTGTCGGCATTCCGAATGTGGTGCGCCTCATCCACGATCAGAAGGTCGAGGTCGGGAGGGTAAGCCGCCACGATCTCTCGCACGCGGTCCTGCCGAAGGCTCGGGAGGGAGATAATCCCTCGGAAGCGCTGCAGCCCTCCCCGCTCGGGCGCCTCTCGCAGGGCGGTGTGAAACTCGCCCGCGGTGTAGACACGAAACTCCTCGTCGAAGCGCGTCCACATCTCCTCCTGCCACTTCGTGACGAGTGCGGCGGGGCAGGTGACCAGGACGTTTCGAAGCTGCCCGCGCGCTCGAAGCTCGACGAGAATCAGCCCGGCCTCGATCGTCTTGCCGAGCCCGACCTCGTCGGCGATCAGGAGGCGCTGGGCCTCCGAATCGAGGAAGCGGAGTAGCGGCTTGTACTGGTGAGGGTAGAACTCCACCCTCGACGCCCCAAGCGAGTAGAGCGTGTTCTCGAGCGGCTGCTCGAGCTTCAGATAGGTGGTGCGCCGGGCGAGATCCGCGGGGCCACCGAAGCTGCCGCTCGTAAAGAGTCCCTGTACGTCGGTGGCGGCCTTGAAGGCGGTGAGAGCGCTTTGGGGCTCCTTGATCGTGGATCCCGTCTGGAGACGGACGCTGTACCAGTACTCGTCGTGCATCGGGCCGTGCACTGCGGCGACCTCACCGACCTGCGCGCGGTGACTGACCCGCTGCACCAGGTCACCCACAGCAAAGGATCTCTCGGGCACTGCCGGACTCCGTTCAGGGGTGGAATCGGACGGAAGCGTACGGTAGCCGGGGGGTGTGACAGACGAGCCTCAGTCGAGGAGCTTCAGGCGAACGTTCGTCGCCTTGTACTCCTTGATGCGCGGGGGCTTCGTGCGCTTGAGGTCCCCCACGGCCCGGTTCACCATCTTCTGGAAGCGGTCTCTCCGGGTACCACGCAGGTGGGAGATGCTCAGTTCCTGACAGATCGAACGCACCAGGGTCTTCTTGAGATGCGAGCGATTCGGAGCACGTTCGAGCACCCGAACGATGGCGCGCTTCAGGCGCTCCTGCTCGATCAGCAGGACTTGATCAAGATCCATCGGCATACTAAGAGATTCTCCTGCGATGTTCTTCGAGCGCTTTGAGGATAAGTGTCGGCTCAGAGTACGGCGCGGCGAGGGTAAACGCTACGCGCTGCAGGGCACACACTCCTCCGACCTGGAGTCCGCCCTTGCCCGGCCCGGACGAACCCCGGCATTCTGGAGCGTGACTTCCGACGAACTCCGAGCGCGCGTGGCCGATCTGTCGGTTTGGAAACGCGGCTCCCAGCGCGCGTCCCACAAGCCACTCCTGCTCCTTTGGGCGCTGGGGCGACTGGTCTGCGATCAGGCACGTCTCACCCCGTACACGACAGTGGACGAGGGGGTGAGGCCACTGCTAGAGGAGTTCGGTCCGCCGCGAAGGAGCTACCACAGCGAGTATCCCTTCTGGTACCTGCAGAACGACGGGCTCTGGGAGGTGACCGGTGTGTCGGCTGCGCGCGTGCGAGAAGGGAAGACATCGCAGCCGACCAAGACCGAGCTCGTTCGAGTGGGCGCGGAAGGTGGGCTCACCCTGCCGGCGTGGCGGCTTCTCAAGGAGGACTCCGGATTGGTGCGAGAGGTGGCGGAGACGCTGTTGGAAGTCCACTTCGCGGAGACGATGCATGACGATCTGCTCCACGCCGTCGGACTGGAGCGCGTGGAGATCGTCACCCGACGTCGACGCGACCCCCGCTTCCGCGATGCCGTCTTGATCGCCTACGGGTACCGCTGTGCCTTCTGCGGCTTCGATGCGCGACTCCAGCACGCGCCCGTGGGTATCGAGGCCGCGCACATCCGGTGGCATCAGGCCAGGGGCCCGGACGTCGTGCCCAACGGGTTGTCGCTCTGCGCCCTGCATCACAAGCTCTTCGACCGGGGCGCGCTGACCCTCGCGGCGTCGGGGCACATCGCGGTATCTCCGCTCGTCAACGGCGGCTCTGCTACCGATCGCTGGGTCGTGGATCTGGACGGAGGAGAGGCTGAGGTGCCGCGATCCAGTGCCCACCACCCCGATCCGGCGTTCCTGGCGTGGCATCGCCGGGAGGTGTTCAGGGCGGGGTAGGTTGAGGCGGCGACGTCTTTCGGTCACGTACCCAGGGGTGATCGACGTCGTGGCGATCTGTCCCCGTGGGGGGCTGCGCTCTAGGAGAAGGACCGCTCCTCACAGGGGTCGCCTCCCTAGCGAGGCCCAACCCTGACCCCCTCGTTGGCGTCCGGTGTATACGCGGCGTCCTTCTACCACTGAAACATCGATCGCTCATGCTCTCCATCGCCCGCCTCATAGCATACCGGCCGTGGCTCTACCACCTGACGAGCCGAGAGAACCTCCCGGCCATTCGCGCAGAACAGACGCTGTATCCGGCGTCATACCTGCTACGGGAGGGCAATCGGGCAGATCTCGTGTGTCGCAAGCGCGATGCTCACCTCGCATTCGATGCTCTCGGGCACCGGCGGGTCATCCGGGACCAGAGCCCCTTGCATGCCGGGAACATGGATCTGAACCCCGGCACGACGTTGGCGGATGTCGTTGCGATGCTGAACGACTGGGTCTTCTTCTGGCCCGGGAAAGCCCACGGCCCGTCGGAGTACGGGCATCGGCACTTCGGCCGCTATGAGGGTGAGGGGCCGGTGATCCTGCGTGTGCCGACGAAGGCGGTGATCGACGCCGCGGGCTCGGATCACCTGGCGCTCTGCCGCTACAACTCGGGCGCCCCGCGTTGCAGCGGCGGCCAGAAGAGTCCTCGGGGCCGCGCCACCTTCGTTGCACCCGAAGCCTTCTCAGCAGGGGTATCAAGCGTGGTCGAGGTGGCCTTCCGGCAACCGGTCCCCTTGCCCAGTGTGACCGAGATCGGGGCGCGCCCGGAGGGCCCGTTCGTGCGGTTCTGAGCCGCGGGATCGCGCGGGAGGATCAGAGCCGTGAGGCCTCCGCGCGAAACAACTCGTCGAAGTACCGGACCATCTCGTGCGCCCAGTGCCATGCAGTGCGCAGACTGGCCTGATCATGGTGATCCAGGGGGAAGACCGCCTTGATGTAGCCGAAGCCTCGCTCACCGGCGGGACTCCACTCAAGAGTGGTGGGCTGAAGATCTCGGTCGATCTCGGCCCGTCGAGCCAGGACCCGTTTCCAGAGCGCAACCGGGTCGTCGCCCCGGAACAGAATGTATGCGGAAAGCTGTCGGTTGGTGGGTGAGTAGCCGAAGTTACAGCGACCGTGCTCCAGGGTGATGCGGTAGGTGTTCCCCCGCGCCGGACTGGGGAGAGCCAGTCGCACGTCGACTGCGGTCAGCGACTCGTGAAGCGATGCCCAGACCGCTTCATGGATGTCGGCCCTTCTGGCCGCGTCGGGCGAGGTGCTTCGCGCACCGCGCACCTGTTTCGCCCAGTCGTTGGGTTTCACGATGAGGTTGAGTCGCGGGGCCGGCGGGGAGTCGCCGATCCGCCAAAGCTCGACCTGAATGCCAAAGAAGTGGAACTCGTCGCCAGTGATGTGATTCAGCCACGTCAGGGCCTCCCGGTGCGGCTCCGCAAACTCGCTCGCGATCCAGATGATGGCTGCGGCGTCGAGGCCCGCAGCGTAGGTGAGCACCTGACCCAGGTGCATGTGGTTCGTGCGCTCGAGCTGGTTCTCGACCAGCACCAGACCCTCTGTCGTCTCGTCGCGGCAGAGTATGTCGGCTCGGAAGGGCCCGACCTGTACCTCGGAGTCTTCGACCACGAGATCCATCCCGACGGTCTCAGAAAGGAACCGAATGCCCTCGTCGGAGCTCAGCCAGGGGGTGAAATCGTGAGCTTCGTGGTTCCAATGATGACGGAGAGGAACCGGTGTCAAGCGTCCAAGGTGGGCCATGGCGAAGCGTTTGGGGCAGGGGTCACGGGGTGACGGGCGGGCAGGGCCGCGGGGGCCATTCTACGGGATCGTTCCGACACTCACCACTTCAAGGTAGCGTCGGAGGGAACGCCGGGTCCGGGCGGAGAATGGTTTCTTCAAGATGGCGCCATCGGTCGGCGCACAATGCGCTCCCGAAGGGGCCTCCGGTCTGGGCTGGAGAACCTCGATCGTAGCAGGACTTCCACCAAGGTACCCATGCCTTCACCTAGAGAGGGCTGGATGGTGTCTCAGCTGGATGATGTGAAGACCTTTCACCAGCCGCACTCTGCGGCTCGCGTTGCGCTAGGTGCTTCCAGTGACCTAATTTGGCAGTGCGCCCCGTCACCGCTTACGTGACTAGGAATCTGGTCAACCCAGCGTTGATGCGGAACGGTGATTGCATTGAGGACGAACAACACCACGTGGGCGGATCTCCGTGGCTGGCACAGGGTCCCAGCACCGCACACCCCGATAGTTTGAGCCGTTAGATTCGTGATCGATTCGCAGATCTGGGACAACTCCAGCGGGCACTCTGTCGCCCGTGCGCTGGAGGTGCTCTTCACGGACGCCGCCAGGGCCTCCATTCTCGTTCCAGAACTGTCTCTTTCCGCCTTCTCTGAGCTCGAGACGGTCCTTCGGGTCCCGAACCCCGTGCGATTGCTACTGAGCGGGTCGCATGCCGTCTCCGCCGAGGGGATCCGGTTGCTCGGCGACCGGGGGGATCGGGGATGGCGGAACACCCTCAAGGCACCGGCGGTTGCTGAGGCGTTCGGGGCGTGGGTGCGAGACCAGGTAGAGGTTCGAATGAACCAACGGCCTGCACGTCACTCGCTGTACGGGTCAGGTGGGGGTTCGAACCCCGGAGTGCTCCACGGGAGCGCGGCCCTGACGCGCCCAGACCTAGGGCTCGCGGCTCCCGATGGCCCCGTAATGAACACTCTTGTGGATGGTTCTCAAGCGCAGGCCCTCTTGGAGTGGTTCGAGCGCATTTGGTCGGACCCGAACAATACGGTCGAAGCGAGGGATGAACTCCTGGCCGTGGTGCACGAGATCGGCCAGAATGTCTCTGCCCATGCGTTCTACGGCACCGCCCTGCAGGCGATGTTCGCGGAGTCGATGGAGGATCTCGACGAAGACGAGATCATGAATCCCCGAACGGGGATCAAGGACACGCTCGTATGGAACAAGCTGTACCGCTTCCAACGCGACGGTGTCCTCGGGGTGATCGACAAGATCGAGCGCTACAACGGATGCATCCTCGCCGACAGCGTTGGCCTGGGGAAGACCTTCGAGGCCTTGGCCGTCATCAAGTACTTCGAACTCCGGAACGATCGCGTACTCGTCATCGCCCCGAAGCGACTGCGTGATAACTGGACCGTGTACACGGTCAACGATCGACGGAATCTCTTCGCCGAAGACCGATTCAACTACGATGTCCTCAACCACACGGACCTGACCCGCACTTCTGGGATGTCTGGAGAGATCAACCTCAAGACGCTGAACTGGGGGAACTACGACCTCGTCGTGATCGACGAGTCTCACAACTTCCGGAACTCACCCCCGGACCGGGGCACGGGGATGACGCGGTACGGTCGCCTCATGCGCGACGTGATCCAGCGCGGGGTGAAGACGAAGGTCCTGATGCTGTCCGCGACCCCGGTGAACAGCAGGATGAACGACCTGAAGAACCAGATCGCCTTCATCACGGAAGGTCGTGACGACGCGCTCTGGTCTCATGGTGTGCCGAGCATTGAGCAGACGCTGCGCCGGGCTCAGGCAAGGTTCAACGCCTGGCTGAGTTTGGACCTCGACGATCGCACAACCGAGAGCCTCCTGGACGAGTTGGACAAGGACTACTTCCGGATCCTCGATCTGCTGACCATCGCTCGATCCCGGCGGCATATCGAGAAGTACTACGACCTGAACGAGGTGGGGGACTTCCCGGAGCGCCTGCCGCCGAAGAATCCTAGGCCCGACATCGATCTGCGCGGCGAGTTCCCATCGTTGCAGGAGATCAACCGCGAGATCCGCCTCCTGAACCTCGCTGCCTACGCTCCCCTAAAATACGTGCGGGCGGATCGCGTCGAAGAGTACGGGAAGAAGTATGACCTTCAGCTGGGCGGGTCGTCGGTCTTCCGGCAGATCGATCGGGAGGAGAGCCTGATCCACCTGATGCGGATCAACCTGCTGAAACGGATGGAGAGCTCGATCCACTCGTTCTCAACCACGGTCGAGCGTCAGCTCGAGAAGGTGCGCGCCCTCCTGGAGCGCCTCGAACGCCACGAAGGCGCCGACGTCGAAGAGCTGTCGATCGCGGACATCGACATCGACGACGACTCCTTGGCCCCCTACATGACGGGAAACAAGATCAAGGTCCTGATCAAGGACGTGGATCAGGTGAAGTGGAAGGAACAGCTGCATGAGGATGAAGGCCGACTCGTCGGACTGCTTCGCGCGTCGAAGGCGATCACGGCGGAACGCGACGCGAAGCTCGATCACCTCAAGGAGTTCATCACGACGAAGGCCCGAGCCCCCTTCAACCCGGGGAACCAGAAGGCCCTCGTCTTCACCGCCTTCGCGGACACGGCCGACTATCTCTATGCCCACGTCTCGGAGTGGGCGGGCCAGAAGCTCGGACTCCACGCCGCCGTTCTCACCGGGACCGGTTCGGGGAATCGCTCTACACTCGGCATTGGCCGTGACCAGTCCACGATCCTGTCGGCCTTCTCGCCAATTTCGAAGGAACGGGATGCCGGATCGGATGATCCTGCCGCACCACAGATCGACATCCTGATCGCCACGGACTGTATCTCGGAGGGGCAGAACCTTCAGGACTGCGACTGCGTCATCAATTATGATATCCACTGGAACCCCGTCCGCATTATCCAACGGTTCGGACGGATCGATCGCCTCGGGTCGCGAAATCGCGCGATCCAGCTGGTGAACTACTGGCCGAACATGGAGCTCGAGGAATACATCAACCTCGAGGCCCGCGTCTCGGGCCGGATGGTACTCCTCGACATCTCCGCGACCGGAGAGGAGAACCTCATCGAGGACCTGGGTCCGCGTCAGATGCGAGACCTGGAGTACCGCCGCCGGCAGCTTGAACAGCTCCAAGACAGCGTGATCGACCTGGAGGATCTGTCTTCCGGAATCTCGATCACCGACATGACCTTCAGCCCGTACCGGCTCGACCTCCTCGAACGTCTGCGAGCCGGAGAGTCCTGCGTTGCTCCGCTCGGTGTTCGCGGCGCCGTTCAGCTGGACCTGGAGGACGACACCGAGGGCGGTGGCGCGATCTTCTTGCTCCGTCATGAGCGACCCGCTCAGCTGGGAGATCCGGTCCCCGACGAGCACTACCTGGTTCGAGTGAGCGAGGACGGCTCCGTAGCGATCGCCCACGATCAGCCACGGAAGGCCCTGGAGTTCCTGAAGCGCCTCGCCATCGGTCGGACGCAGCCGGACCGGAACGGCTGGCACCACTATGCGAGACAGACCGAAGGAGAGACCGATCTGAGCCACTACCGTGAACTTCTCGCGGTAGCTGTGGACCGGATCGTCGGTGAGCACCAACAGCGTGGCGTCGAGACCCTCTTCCAAGCCGGGGGGACCGCCCTGTCTCAGACCGATGCACGCGGTCTGGATGACTTCGAAGTAGTTGCGTGGCTGGCTCTCTCGTAATGGCGGGTATCGCGGAGTGGCAGCGGGCGCTTGGCGTTCCCGCCGAGGCACGGGTCGATCGGCGGGTCTACAAGAAGCTTCTCCTCGAGGGTGCGAAGCTGACACCGGCCGACCGTAAGGCCATTCAGGAAGACGTCGCCCGGATCGAGTGGTGCGCTAGCATCAAGCCACAGCATGGATTCCGGGCAGGGAAGCTCGGCTTGTTGGACGTGCCCGAGGTGCAGCTGCTGCACTGCGAACTGCGAGATCGAAGTCGAGTTGAACGCGTCGCGACGATCGTACACCGACGCATTCCGTATCCCGTTCTCGTTTTGCTCAGTGCTGACGAGTCGGTAGCGCTCTCCGCCGCGGAGAAGCGGATGTCCGAGGCGGAGCGTGGGGCTGTGGTCGTCGAGCGGGTGTTGGTTTCGAGGTGGACGAAGGAGGAGCGGCCCGGCATGCTCGAACGTATCGCCGAGGCGGTCGCGGCAGGAGGGCGTGCGGCATCGCTCGACGAACTCTACTCGCGCTGGATGGGCGCGTTGGTCGACGCGGAGATTGATGCGAAGGCGGGGGCCGAACCACGCTCAGAGCTGGCTCCGGCGGAGAAGCTTAGGCTTCGGGATCAGATTGTCACACTTGAACGACAGATCGCATCGGCATCGAGTCGCCTGAAGTCGGAGCGACACTTCAACCGAAAGGTTGAGATCGGTGCGGAAATCAAACGGCTCAAGGCCGAACTGGACGACACATGGACACAACTGACGACATGAAGAAGCTCGATCCAGAGATCGACGGTCGGTCCCCGGACCTAACAGTTGAAGCGGTCGAACGGCTTAAGCGGCTGTTCCCGACCGTGGTCAGCGAGGGGAGGGTCGACTTCGATGCGCTTCGCGCGGAGCTTGGGGACGAGGTGGATGAGGGCCAGGAGCGCTACGGTCTGTCATGGGCCGGGAAGGCGCAGGCGCGGCGGATCGCGCAGACCCCGTCTGCCGGAACCCTGCGGCCCGTGCCAGAGGAGTCGGTGAACTGGGATACAACCCAGAACCTCTTCATCGAGGGAGACAACCTCGAGGTCCTGAAGCTCCTCCAGAAGTCGTATCACCGAAGGGTGAAGCTGATCTACATCGATCCGCCATACAACACGGGAAATGACTTCATCTACCCGGATGACTATACGGACAACCTTGCGACCTACCTAAAGTACACGGGTCAGGTCGATGAGGAGGGTTTCAAGGTCTCTGCGAACGCCGAGACGAGTGGCAGGTACCACACGCGGTGGATGAACATGATGTACCCGCGGCTGAGGTTGGCGCGGAGTCTACTGCGCCATGACGGCGTCGTACTCGTCTCAATCGGGGAGGCGGAGGCAGCCAATCTGCGGGCCCTTCTTGGTGAGATATTTGGCGAGGAGAATGTGCTTGGCCGGTTCGTTTGGACGTACGGGCTTTCGGCGAACCAAGGAGTCATTGCCCCGTCTCACGAATACGTGTTTGCTGCCGCCAAGGACTGTTCGGCGGTCGGGCTCTTCAATCTGACACCAGAGCAGCTGGAGGACTTGGGAGCCGAGGTTTCGGATGCCTGCTTCAGGCCCGTCCAGAGGAAGAATCCGTCGAGTGAGATGTCCGTTCCCGCCGGAATCCGTTCAGAGCGTAGCGAAGCGTTCATCATCCCGAAGGGGACTCTTAGCTTTGGTGTGTCTCAGTTAGAGTTCCTGGACCCCGCAGAGTTCGTCGACGGCCGTCTCAAGTACACCGTACGGCTTCGGGCAGCCTGGACCATGAAACGGCAGTGCGAGGAGTGGTTCAGTGCCTTCGAGTTAGGGGAGACGCCTGAGGTCTTCGACTCCAAGGGCCAGTCTCTGTTGGAGGTCTATTTCTCGAAGAGTGGTCGACTCAGTTACCGGAAAGCCCGTTCGGCTGCAGGGTCTGTCTCCAGTCACCTGACTGGCCCGGAATTGACCTACTCCAGAGGACGGTCCGATTGTGAGA contains the following coding sequences:
- a CDS encoding SNF2-related protein: MQRVSHRAQVGEVAAVHGPMHDEYWYSVRLQTGSTIKEPQSALTAFKAATDVQGLFTSGSFGGPADLARRTTYLKLEQPLENTLYSLGASRVEFYPHQYKPLLRFLDSEAQRLLIADEVGLGKTIEAGLILVELRARGQLRNVLVTCPAALVTKWQEEMWTRFDEEFRVYTAGEFHTALREAPERGGLQRFRGIISLPSLRQDRVREIVAAYPPDLDLLIVDEAHHIRNADTLTHEAVALVSAGVPAALFLTATPIHLGNRDLYNLLAVLDPGRFDDLTTFNDVLHYNAPIVEAERLARIRPLPTDEILKRLDAAEGGSGRRFFQNNYYLGEARRILEAPTAEAEKEAYRLERLIQRLNLLNDVVTRTRKRDVISDGAQRAPKVFPIDPTPEEEAFYEAVTGFVRDQHGGHGSSAATLAAITAQRQVASCMQAAKAHFLERARYALGAEASDLEQEWWDGRAAEDGEELPLNTAVIHAARALGDADTKFDTLLKVLAKLDEEEPGRKIIIFAYFKPTLAYLERRLTEQGYSTVRIDGSVRSHPNDPTKDERGRAIRQFKNDPDVRILLSSEVGSEGLDFQFCHILVNYDLPWNPMRVEQRIGRLDRLGQEADRILIMNLSTRGTIEHRILSRLYSRIGIFRRSLGDLEAILGDEIRELTRDLLSRHLTPAEEEERIERAARAVEARHLDLERLEQESERLVGRDMGFEQRLQRARRGGEIIDHDDLQRLFSEYLEAQHPDSRLEAAAFDGSWTLRLGSSLETALRKRVHRDPLVLRTLHRMDQRPAGSLRVTFNPQVAFSDSTLELLASHHPLMALAVDYYRQFPEQLHPVASMRVEASDELTAGHYLLLLHNLTIRSGRERHRLQPYLFDERFELLDRDTASIAFGKALRESEQASIPEWNAEDAAALLAQAEEECLKAVATEQQEMRARQSATVQTRLATLRTTYDRRRTDKRRRLRDAQETGADPRYLRLLEGTLRNMEAEHEARVAEIEMEADVSLSSELVAIALIEAS
- a CDS encoding HNH endonuclease, giving the protein MRPLLEEFGPPRRSYHSEYPFWYLQNDGLWEVTGVSAARVREGKTSQPTKTELVRVGAEGGLTLPAWRLLKEDSGLVREVAETLLEVHFAETMHDDLLHAVGLERVEIVTRRRRDPRFRDAVLIAYGYRCAFCGFDARLQHAPVGIEAAHIRWHQARGPDVVPNGLSLCALHHKLFDRGALTLAASGHIAVSPLVNGGSATDRWVVDLDGGEAEVPRSSAHHPDPAFLAWHRREVFRAG
- a CDS encoding DUF4268 domain-containing protein, which translates into the protein MDLVVEDSEVQVGPFRADILCRDETTEGLVLVENQLERTNHMHLGQVLTYAAGLDAAAIIWIASEFAEPHREALTWLNHITGDEFHFFGIQVELWRIGDSPPAPRLNLIVKPNDWAKQVRGARSTSPDAARRADIHEAVWASLHESLTAVDVRLALPSPARGNTYRITLEHGRCNFGYSPTNRQLSAYILFRGDDPVALWKRVLARRAEIDRDLQPTTLEWSPAGERGFGYIKAVFPLDHHDQASLRTAWHWAHEMVRYFDELFRAEASRL
- a CDS encoding helicase-related protein: MIDSQIWDNSSGHSVARALEVLFTDAARASILVPELSLSAFSELETVLRVPNPVRLLLSGSHAVSAEGIRLLGDRGDRGWRNTLKAPAVAEAFGAWVRDQVEVRMNQRPARHSLYGSGGGSNPGVLHGSAALTRPDLGLAAPDGPVMNTLVDGSQAQALLEWFERIWSDPNNTVEARDELLAVVHEIGQNVSAHAFYGTALQAMFAESMEDLDEDEIMNPRTGIKDTLVWNKLYRFQRDGVLGVIDKIERYNGCILADSVGLGKTFEALAVIKYFELRNDRVLVIAPKRLRDNWTVYTVNDRRNLFAEDRFNYDVLNHTDLTRTSGMSGEINLKTLNWGNYDLVVIDESHNFRNSPPDRGTGMTRYGRLMRDVIQRGVKTKVLMLSATPVNSRMNDLKNQIAFITEGRDDALWSHGVPSIEQTLRRAQARFNAWLSLDLDDRTTESLLDELDKDYFRILDLLTIARSRRHIEKYYDLNEVGDFPERLPPKNPRPDIDLRGEFPSLQEINREIRLLNLAAYAPLKYVRADRVEEYGKKYDLQLGGSSVFRQIDREESLIHLMRINLLKRMESSIHSFSTTVERQLEKVRALLERLERHEGADVEELSIADIDIDDDSLAPYMTGNKIKVLIKDVDQVKWKEQLHEDEGRLVGLLRASKAITAERDAKLDHLKEFITTKARAPFNPGNQKALVFTAFADTADYLYAHVSEWAGQKLGLHAAVLTGTGSGNRSTLGIGRDQSTILSAFSPISKERDAGSDDPAAPQIDILIATDCISEGQNLQDCDCVINYDIHWNPVRIIQRFGRIDRLGSRNRAIQLVNYWPNMELEEYINLEARVSGRMVLLDISATGEENLIEDLGPRQMRDLEYRRRQLEQLQDSVIDLEDLSSGISITDMTFSPYRLDLLERLRAGESCVAPLGVRGAVQLDLEDDTEGGGAIFLLRHERPAQLGDPVPDEHYLVRVSEDGSVAIAHDQPRKALEFLKRLAIGRTQPDRNGWHHYARQTEGETDLSHYRELLAVAVDRIVGEHQQRGVETLFQAGGTALSQTDARGLDDFEVVAWLALS